In Nicotiana tabacum cultivar K326 chromosome 17, ASM71507v2, whole genome shotgun sequence, one DNA window encodes the following:
- the LOC107832245 gene encoding small ribosomal subunit protein eS4 yields MARGLKKHLKRLNAPKHWMLDKLGGAFAPKPSSGPHKSRECLPLIIILRNRLKYALTYREVISILMQRQVMVDSKVRTDKTYPAGFMDVVSIPKTNENFRLLYDTKGRFRLHSVRDEEAKFKLCKVRSVQFGQKGIPYLNTYDGRTIRYPDPLIKANDTIKLDLESNKIVDFIKFDVGNVVMVTGGRNRGRVGVIKNREKHKGSFETVHIQDALGHEFATRLGNVFTLGKGTKPWVSLPKGKGIKLSIIEEARKRLAAQSATTA; encoded by the exons ATG GCTAGAGGGTTGAAGAAACATCTGAAGAGGCTCAATGCCCCGAAACATTGGATGCTTGATAAGCTTGGTGGAGCATTT GCTCCCAAGCCATCATCTGGTCCACACAAATCAAGGGAATGCTTGCCGTTGATCATTATCTTGCGAAACAGGCTGAAGTATGCTCTCACATACAGAGAGGTGATCTCAATTTTGATGCAACGTCAAGTTATGGTTGACTCCAAAGTTAGAACCGATAAGACTTATCCAGCTGGTTTCATGG ATGTGGTTTCAATTCCAAAGACTAATGAAAACTTCCGCCTCCTTTATGACACCAAAGGCCGATTTCGTCTTCACTCAGTCAGGGACGAGGAAGCCAAG TTTAAGCTTTGCAAGGTCCGCTCTGTTCAGTTTGGCCAGAAGGGAATTCCATACCTAAACACTTACGACGGAAGAACAATCCGCTATCCCGATCCTCTTATCAAAGCCAATGATACCATAAAGCTGGACCTGGAATCCAATAAGATTGTCGATTTCATCAAGTTTGATGTTGGGAATGTTGTGATGGTTACTGGAGGTAGAAACAGGGGACGTGTTGGCGTTATTAAGAACAGAGAGAAGCATAAGGGTAGCTTCGAGACTGTCCACATTCAGGATGCGTTGGGACATGAATTTGCTACCCGTTTGGGTAATGTGTTCACTCTTGGAAAGGGTACTAAGCCATGGGTTTCACTTCCTAAAGGTAAAGGTATTAAGTTGTCCATCATCGAGGAGGCACGGAAAAGGCTGGCAGCTCAATCAGCAACTACTGCTTAA